GTGCAATTTTGCATATAGTTGATGCTTGTGTAGTCTTGAATTCCTAAGATTGAGTATAGCATGTTAAAGAATGGGAGGACACTTTTGAATAAGAAATGAACAGAATCGAGGCTTTTTTAAGAGGGGGAGCAGGCTTATACTCAAAGTAATCAAACATCTTTCTATAACGGAGGAGAATCGCGATGAGTCGAAAAGTAAGAGTAACCGTATGGAACGAATTCCGGCATGAAAAAGAAAGTGAAATTGTACGTAAGGCCTACCCAGACGGTATACATACAGCCATTGGTGAAGGGCTAGGCAGCGTAGTTGATGTGACATACGCGACACTGGATGATGCAGAGCACGGACTTTCGGAAGAAGTGCTGAACAATACGGACGTATTGATTTGGTGGGGACATAAAGCTCACGATGAGGTACAGGATGAAATCGTAAACCGCGTTCATGATCGCGTCCTGAAAGGGATGGGGCTGATTGTTCTGCACTCCGGCCACTTCTCCAAAGTGTTCAAAAAGCTGATGGGCACAGGCTGCGACCTGAAATGGCGCGAAGCTGATGAAAAAGAACGAATTTGGGTTGTCGCTCCAAGCCATCCGATCGTAGAGGGAATTGGCGAGTACATCGAGCTGGAAGCCGAAGAAATGTACGGCGAGCATTTTGATATCCCGCAGCCTGACGAGCTGATCATGGTCAGCTGGTTCGAGGGCGGCGAAGTGTTCCGCAGCGGCTGCACCTTCACACGCGGACAAGGCAAGATTTTCTACTTCCGCCCGGGTCACGAAACCTACCGTACCTACTACAACGAGCAAATTCGCCGCGTCATCAGCAACGCCGTGCAATGGGCAGCGCCGACAACCCGCGAATATCCGAAATACGGCAACCACAAGCCGCTTGAAACGATTAAAGGCAAAGCTTAATTTGATTAGATAAAAACCGTTCTACTTTCTCGTATTTGCGAGGGGTGGGGCGGTTTTTTGTGCTTACACCTATGCGGATTCTCATTTGATATAATCATTAATATGCCTTGAACGGGGACGAAGCGAAGGTATGGAAAGGAGTTAAGAAAACTGAACAAACATCTAATTCAAATTACTATTCATTTTATCATTAATCATCTCAGTAAGCTTTTCATTATTTCAAAAGTACAATGAACATAGAATAATTGAGAGAGCCGCTCATAATAGATGAGAATGGGGGATTATCAAGAAGTTTAGAGATATTTTATTACTGTTTTTACTTGCTATATACATTACTTACTTTGATTTATAGTAATTTTCACTTTAAGACCGTATTTAAGTTCATTAAAAAGGAATTGGAGAAACTTAGTTAGGGGAAATATCATTTTTCTGTGCATTTCCGTGCATTATTAGAGATACCTTTCCAGTAATGAAGACAGCATACATTTTATATTGGATACCTGAACAGGGGGAAGATATTATTAGCTTTCTCGTAGATACACATTCAGTTATTAAAATTGAATTGGATCGTTACGATGAGAAAATAGCTCCGATAGTAGATGTGTATCCAATAGAGAATTTGAATAAAGGACGCAGTAAAACGAATCAGATTAAAATAGCTGTAGCTTTGGAGCTAGCGAAGAACGATCTAAATAATTGAAAAGAAGCTAGAGTTAAATGGAATCGATCGCATAAAAATCAGGGAGTAGCTCGGTATAGAGAAACCGTTTCCCTGATTTATAAATTGATAGAATATCCTCAAGTAAACACATAGTCATGGATATAGATATTAGATATTGAAATGTATAAATTAGTTAAATATTGAAAAAAATCTATTTTTTTGATTTTCTATTCTTTATTTCAAGAGCCAATCTCAATATGTTAATAAACAAAAATGAACAAAGCAAAATATTGGTGAAATGCAATTCATCTTTTAACAAAGTTATTTCGGATGTAATCTTAAAAGTAAGATTATTTGTTTGATCTGCGACATTTCCAATTCTATTAATGATATCATTAAAATACTGAATTAGTTCTTTTAAATCCAATGTTGTCATCCTCCTAATCAGATTTTGAAAAGAAAAGACGACCTAATTCTTATAGAATAGATGTCGCCTTTTTTTAATTATATTCTGAATAATGTATAATTACCAATTATTATAAAATGATACTTAATATTTTAGTATAAACTATAGTTCAAGCTCAAACTAACAGGTTTTCTTGCATAGAATTCCTTTGCATTAGTACCAGTGTAGCTGACGCTAAAGTTAGCAATTTTCCAGGCCTCGATGCCTGCTTGCATTTGTGTGGAATTTGAGAAGGTCTTTTTAATTGTTACCACACCTGTTCCATTCGCACTTATTGCGGTAGTTGGAAAACTTCCTGTCGAAGAAATTGCTACTGTGTCTACAGATTCAAGAGTAAAATCACCAGAACTAACTACAGCCATTGTTTTAGAAAGAATAGAATTAATTTGTCTAAAACTACCGGAACTATAAACATCCATTTTTGCAGTTAGTCTAGTTACTGCTTCAGCACCATAAGGTCCGTCTGTTCTTTCTGAATAAGTAGTAACGATGTAATTATCTCCAGCCGCTGCTGCAAAAGGAAGGAAATTCGTTGAAGCCGATATTTGCTTCTTTTCTATGTTTTCACCTATGTATTTAACACTTTTCCTGTACCTTTTTCGACAACATCAACTTTAACAGAGTTGGGTGTTTCGGTTCTAACAAAATTGACATCTTCTGAAACAGGTACATCAGCATAAGTAAACTTAAGCTTCACTTTTTGCGAGTGGGTCGGTTTGGCCTCTTTTTGCTGAAGCTTGAAAAGGGACGCTTAACAAGCAAAGAGCTAGTAACGCAGGTAAAAATGTTTTCTTCATAAACACACATCCTTTGCATATTTTTACAATTAATTCCAATTAATAGGTTAATGTATTTGATGAAAAATGTCAATAGATTCCATTAATATATTTATATTGGTAGAATCTCTTTCTTGTTGATTTATTGAGATAAAGGGACATTTTCCGACGGTTAGAGCGTAACAATTGAAATTACAGCAGCAATTTATCATTACCGAGAAGGAGGTCATATCTATGGTGGTTTTTCTTTTTAGCTCCGTATATCTTGTGCCGATTTTTAGTTTTATTTTTGTTATTGCATTACTGAAAGCTATCGAAAAAATCGTTAATAAAAAAAGCTATGTTAAAGAGATGATCTGGAGCGGCATATGTTTCGCCTTAGCAATGTGGTCGATAAGCATATCAACATCATTACATTGGTTATAATGACGACATATGTAAAGGGGAATTTTGATGCTTCTCTAGAACATCCTTTAAGAACGACGATAGTGTTATATCTGCCTGTAATGATACAATATGTATTTGGATAATTAAGGAAAATAAGCGGAGGTGTTAATCTAAAGAAGAGGAGGGATGAAGTGATGAGATTGAGCAAAGCATTGGGAACTCTTGTCATCATGCAGCTGTTGATGGGAACGACGGTGTATGCGCAGCAGCATGAGTTCGCGAACCAAGATAAGAAAAATTGGGACCGGCCTGCCGAAGGGAACTTGGAGGCGTTTCATGTAGATGGCAGATATTTGGCCACCACCTCCCAAGTCCAATGGAATGCCGATCAAATTGGGTTGACCAGCCGTAAGTTTTTTCTCCCTGCACTGTCGTACACCTCAGACCGCTCCGATATTCTTCAACCGAAGCTGATGCTGTCCACCTTACCTGGAGCTAAGTTCAAACGCAGCTTTGTGGATGAGAGCCGGGGAGTAAGTGTACAAGTAACCTCCTATGATGCAGAAGCGCTGCAAGCTGATCAAGCGTATACATTTTTTACAGCATGGGGTTTTATCGGCAGCTCGAAGTCCAATCCCGTCGTAACGCTGCAATCGGTACAGCGCCTAGCCCAGCCAGGGCACGGATACGTCAATGACCTGCCTGGCAGTGAAGACTGGCTGAACGCTATCGAGTGGCAGGAGGCGGCTGATGTTGATTCCCGTGAATCAGGAATACCCATACCTGAGAACCAGGATACGTTCTATAGCAGTGTAGAATCTTCGGTCTATCAAAATGGTAAGGAACAAAGCTATGCGGGTATCGACTCGAAGCAAACTTTGGAGCAATATAAATCTGCGGCGGCGAAGAGAGTTCATATGCTCTGGGACACGGAAGAGGTACCCTTTGCCATTACATTCGAAGGTTCGATTTCCCCCGATGTGAGACCTTTTACAAAGGAATATAATGCTGAAATCCATCAGATCTACGGCGAAGGCGTCACGGAAAAAAGGGGAAACGTACACCGTTAGTTGGTTCGATGAAGACCCGGATGTACTTGCATCGCTGAATATGTACCCCGTGCACGGATTTAAATCGTTTGGTGTTACCGAGATCGAAGGTACCGCCACGGGGGCAGAATTGAAAAAAATGAGTAAAGAACTCGGAGATGGCGTTGTTATCGACGTTGCTTCGGGCGGCAAGCTGCCGACTGGCATTCATTGGCTGGAGAAGCGTTATTTGTCTGAGGAGTAGTTTGGAAAAGGGATACCAGCTTCTAACAGATTTAGCTGAGCTGTCAGAGGTTAGGTTCACAAGGTGCAATAGATTTGAACGTGATCATGCACATAGCAACAGGAGAGGGCTGCCGATTCCATAGGCAGCCCTCTTTCAATCCTTTTACCTAATATCGATCTAAAATCATTTGTGTCTTCAGCTCATCGGTCGGCAGGAACCAGCCCTGCTGCGTCAGGTCAGATTGAAGCTGGGCGATTCCATTAGCTGCATCCGTACGGCTTGGCGTCTTGAAGGAGGCTTCGACGACATAATCGTAGCCGCTTCCGCTTTCTTTTTTGATCTCCCAGACCTCGATATACATCGTTTTGTTCTGCCACGTTCCAATCCAGCGCTTCGCATCGACCGGCCCATAGGCCTTGGAGTCGTCTAGCTTATCGGTGCCCCAGTTATTGGAGCCCCAATCCTCAAATTTACCCGGTGCATGGCTAATTGCTTCATCGATGGCGTCGTTCTCGGATAGGAGCTCCATACCGTCATAGCCGTTATGGTGGACAGTCTTCTTGTTGCTAAAGCTTAGGGTTTGCTTGGAGTAGCCCCAATCCACTTGAGCCTCATAGTCGTCCTCCCCTGCGTCGAAGCCGTCCAAGGCAGCAGCAGCCAGTGCGGCGTCGATGTTTCCGTTGGTAATCGGATAACGCTTCTTGTACGTTATTTGGAATTCATCGTCAGAGTAATCCTCCAGCTTGCGGGCACGGACGTTCCAACCGGCATCGTTGATATCAAGATCGGAGGTGTCCAGATATTCCACGCTCATCTTCGTCTTCGTACTCGGCATGCCGAAGTAGGTACGGACGCTGCTTTTCAGCTGGTGGTTGGAGTCCAGTACATCCGCCGGATCTAAGAACAGCTTGACTTCGTAGTCGGGCACTGCGGGCTGAGGGGTGGCGCTGGCAGGGCTGCTGTACGAGGATAAGCTTAATGTACCGAGCAAAATGGTGAACAATGCAGCGGTGCAAACTGCTTTACCACTACGGCTGCTGATTTTCATAGACATCATGATTCCTCCTTCGTTTGGCAAAATGAGCTCTTACCTCGGTCTTTCTGGCATCCAGATACAGCGTGGCGGGGGAGGTCGAACAGGAGTAGAGAGTCTGCTCGGTCAAGTCTAACAAACTCAAACGGAGGCCGTGCTTAGCGCCGGTGTCGATGCCAAGTCGTCCGGGGCTAAACCAGGGAGCGCCGGGGGGAGCGCCAAGTCTCTGCGTAGGCGTATGTCCGAAGATAATCGTGTAGGGCAGCCCGAACGGCTCGCCCCTCCAAAATTCATCCCGGATCGTCGTCAAATCATCCGGTGTCTGCTCTTCAAGCGGAACACCGGGTCGCAGCCCTGCATGTACGAATAGGTAAGGCGACTTGACGTAATAGAGCGGAAGCTTACTGACAAAATCGATATTCGCGGTAAATTCGGCGGTCATCCCCCCTTGGCGTGATGCTGCTTCTCTGAGCAGCATCCGCTCCATATTGCCTGCAATAGCTATAGCCCCTTGCTCAGTCAGGGATCGAATGAAGGAGAGAGCGCCCCAGGTGGCGGGGTCCATATCAATAAAATCCCCCAGCAGGATGAGTTCATCCTTGCCCGGTTCATATGCAGCCAACTTTAATAATAGGCGGGCCCCATCTACATGCCCGTGAATATCGGATATGACAAGAATGCGTGACATGTTGATAATCTGCCTTTCGTGACTGAACGGATATAGAAAAGCTTCTGAGGGCGGGATCTGCAGCTCACCCTGTCCACCTGATGGGAGGTGCTCCTCATGCAGGAACGAGACCTTTTGCCCGTCCCGGGTCTGGGCGAGCACGCGCCAATGCTTCCCTTCAAATACGCTGTGCAGAATTTGCACCGGCAAGCGGTTACGTGCAGATTCGCCAAGCCTTTGCTGTGAAGTAGTAGTCTCAGGGCTTGCATGAAGTACAGCTGTGGCAGCTCCTTGTTGTGAAGTCATGCTATCTGCATCCATCCGAATTGGTGCATCGGCCGTTTGCTTAGTAGCCATGCTCAAAGCCTTGCCCTGATATGCTGCTTCTGCAATTGCTCTGAAGCAGCAATCCCCGCATCAGAGCGAAGAACAGCCTCAGCGGTTCCGGCTTCTGCATAAGCAGCTGTCTCCAGCTCAGCATCGCCGAGCTTCATCCGCTCGGTGTAGCGGACGGCATCAGGCCGGAAGAGCAGCTCCAGCGTCTCGTTCCCAAGCTGCTGCTCCTCAGCTCCCGGTGAGATGCCAGCGCCTGTCGAGATACCGGACCCCGGTGAGATGCCAGCGCCTGTCGAGATACCGGACCCCGGTGAGATACCAGCTCCCGGCAAGTTACCGGCTTCTGACGGGATGCCAGCTCCCAGCGAGACATCAGCGTCTGGTGAAATGCCGAATCCCGGCAAGTCGTCAACACCTGGCGTCACGCCGGTGACTACCGCATCTCCAACGCGCACGGCCGGCTGGCCCCCAAGCGAATAACGCCGCCCCGTCAGCCGATTACCGGCGCCAAGCAGCATGGCCGCACTAAGCGTAGCAGGCCGGCTGTAGCACACCTGCGGCGTATCGATCTGGTCGATCGCTCCCGCACGCATAATCATCAACCGATCCGCCATCGCGAACGCTTCGTCAGGATCATGCGTGACATGGAACACGGTCGTGCCCAATTGGCGGAACAGGAAAGCCATCTCCGCCCGCATTTCAATGCGGAGCCGCATATCCAGATTGGACAGCGGCTCGTCAAGCAGCAGCAGATCGGGCTCCGTTGCGAGCGCTCTGGCGATCGCCACCCGTTGCTGCTGACCGCCGGACAATTGGGCGGGCAGACGGTTCTCCAAGCCGTGCAGCCGGAGCAGCTCGAGCAGCTTGGAGATTCTCTCCTTGATCACGGAGGAAGCTATCTTTTGACGGCGCAAGCCGTACGCTATATTTTCGTAAATGCTCATA
This genomic window from Paenibacillus hexagrammi contains:
- a CDS encoding ThuA domain-containing protein, whose amino-acid sequence is MSRKVRVTVWNEFRHEKESEIVRKAYPDGIHTAIGEGLGSVVDVTYATLDDAEHGLSEEVLNNTDVLIWWGHKAHDEVQDEIVNRVHDRVLKGMGLIVLHSGHFSKVFKKLMGTGCDLKWREADEKERIWVVAPSHPIVEGIGEYIELEAEEMYGEHFDIPQPDELIMVSWFEGGEVFRSGCTFTRGQGKIFYFRPGHETYRTYYNEQIRRVISNAVQWAAPTTREYPKYGNHKPLETIKGKA
- a CDS encoding metallophosphoesterase, with the protein product MATKQTADAPIRMDADSMTSQQGAATAVLHASPETTTSQQRLGESARNRLPVQILHSVFEGKHWRVLAQTRDGQKVSFLHEEHLPSGGQGELQIPPSEAFLYPFSHERQIINMSRILVISDIHGHVDGARLLLKLAAYEPGKDELILLGDFIDMDPATWGALSFIRSLTEQGAIAIAGNMERMLLREAASRQGGMTAEFTANIDFVSKLPLYYVKSPYLFVHAGLRPGVPLEEQTPDDLTTIRDEFWRGEPFGLPYTIIFGHTPTQRLGAPPGAPWFSPGRLGIDTGAKHGLRLSLLDLTEQTLYSCSTSPATLYLDARKTEVRAHFAKRRRNHDVYENQQP
- a CDS encoding ABC transporter ATP-binding protein, whose product is MNPILEVNKLSKSFGTSTVLHNISFTVHAGEIISVLGPSGCGKSTLLQLIAGLQQPEAGEIRLRGEIAASAERFVPPEKRRINMVFQDYALWPHMSIYENIAYGLRRQKIASSVIKERISKLLELLRLHGLENRLPAQLSGGQQQRVAIARALATEPDLLLLDEPLSNLDMRLRIEMRAEMAFLFRQLGTTVFHVTHDPDEAFAMADRLMIMRAGAIDQIDTPQVCYSRPATLSAAMLLGAGNRLTGRRYSLGGQPAVRVGDAVVTGVTPGVDDLPGFGISPDADVSLGAGIPSEAGNLPGAGISPGSGISTGAGISPGSGISTGAGISPGAEEQQLGNETLELLFRPDAVRYTERMKLGDAELETAAYAEAGTAEAVLRSDAGIAASEQLQKQHIRARL